In Dreissena polymorpha isolate Duluth1 chromosome 11, UMN_Dpol_1.0, whole genome shotgun sequence, the genomic window AATAGGCCCTTACCATAGATGTGACAGTTGGCACGTCCGACCTCTACGAGGACTGCAGCTTGACTACCCAGAATAATGTCAATCCTGGGATAAAGTCCGAGTCAATCCAACTGTGAGGTTACAACGCACCAACTATTAGTGGAAATCTACTTTCCACTACACTCACTCCCTCTTTCTCTTGAAGGATTCGTTTATGTCCTTCTAATTTTCTTTCCAGCCTTAGACTGAATAAGTATTCGGTTTCATCGTTGTGAATCCTGTCTTAATCTGGACAGAATAAATGTTAACTCAGACTGAAATTACTCACATCTGAAGTTGTCTTTTATCTAGTCTCAAAACAATTAAGTTTTGTCTCCATCCTGTCTTAATCTGGACAGAATAAATGTAAAATCAGActaaaattataaatgtaaaatcaaataaaatgatcTCTTTAAACTAGCCTTTTGGGGAGGTGTATTCTATAAAAGCATGTTACTTCTTCTACACTACATCCTCCTTCCCACCCAAAAAGAAGGAAGGCCCCTAAACCTTAATGCTATGTAAATGTCTTGCATTGGTGTTAGCATCATTTCCTCCTGGATCCCAAATTCTTGAACCTTGCATGTCTGTTTTACTCTGCGATTTACTCTGCCTGTACAGCAAATGTTCACTCGTGGAACCCAAGTCAACCTCCCCGCTCTGGGAGGACCTCGGCTGTTCTCTATTTATCTCTGGTTTCTCTTCCAAAGATGCTGATCTTCCGTGCAAATCACCACCCCGCAAACCCACGTCATCCTGCTTaaaggaccgcggctgtttacccccgtaaacccacgtcatcctccctcaaggaccgcggctgtttactttggaaacccacgtcatcctctttcaaggaccgcggctgtttactttgtaaacccacgtcatcctcctttaaggaccgcggctgtttaccctggaaacccacgtcatcctcctttaAGGACCGTGGCTGTTTACCttggaaacccacgtcatcctcctttaAGGACCGTGGCTGTTTACTttggaaacccacgtcatcctccttaAAAGAACGCGGCTGTTTACTTGGTAAACACACGTCATCCTCCTGaaaggaccgcggctgtttactttgtaaacccacgtcatcctccttaAAGGACCGTGGCTGTTTACCACTTGCACTGACCAAAAATGCTTTGCAGCCTTTCACATCAGTTCTATACAGGTTACAGTAATCTATCAAGTTATTTGAGCCTAGTTCGACCTGGGACCAGCCTTGGCTCTCTAACTGGACCCTTTTAAGTTTAAAATCTCCTGTTTATAAggacaatttgaaacaaaatgacCCGTTTCGTCACATGCAAAGCATTTCCGTTCATTTAACCTAGATGGTGTCCTGTTGTTTCTccatggccttttttgacctacAGCTAATTCATTGagttgttcttttattttaattaattctttcTGCAATGTGCTGAAGTCAGTGATAGATTCTTTGTCTGAATGTGATTGTACAGAACATATGTAAGCATTTGTATCATTATAATCCATAGCTGTTTGTGTGACTTTTGTACGACCACCTAACATGGCACCCTTAGAGTGCTGAAACAGCCTTATGTCATTCATCGCAGCTTCAATTGTTCGATGTCTTTTCATAAACGTGTTATGTCCAGCATCAATGTCTAATAAACCTTGACAAAATCTATCAATGGCTTGCTGATTACAGAAAGTTTCCGGTAAATCACGGAAAGCTTCAGTGGCAAGGGCTTGTACTCTATCTCCCCAGTCCTCCATCGATTCGCCTTTCTTTTGTATTACTGTGGCAAATTTAGCTTGAGCCGATTCCGCCAGCTCAGCGCCAAACCTCCCTTCcagtttatttaacaaaattctGTATGGCACTTCAGGATTGCTTTTCATTATCCGTGCGCAATAATCTAGTGCTGTACCTGACATACAGTGCAATAGGCACATCTTGCAGTCTTCTCCAGTCCACCCAAAAGACCGCTCGTACTGCTCAAACTTCATATGGAATGATTGCCACCTTGATTTTCCATCATACACCAGGTTCTTGGGAATATCCCGCAAAGCTGATCTCGAAAATGGCTGCCCTCTTTGAAACTGGGTCCTGTCGCTGCCAAGTACTGGTTGAGGTAGCTTACTAGCTGGCAGATGATTTGAGTAGGCCATAGCACTACTCGTTCTGTGAAGAATCGGTTGATCCTCCTCTTCTGATGACACACCCCTTCCTGTGACAGTGTGGTGTGTAACCTTCTTCCTGTACACCTTATCTCGTGCATTCTTTCTCTTTGGAATTCCGGATGAGGATTCCAAATCATCGTCGCTATCCTCACGGCGGCGAAGATTGTCTTTAACAAAGTGCAGTTGTTGTTGCGCATTTGTTAAAAACTCGCTAAATGCGCTGCAGTCACCTTGTTTTTTGGCTGCAACTAGTTTTTTAGCAGTCGATAGGACCTCCTGGACGTCTTCCCACTGTGCTATTTCTGAAACCAACTTCTCTGAGGCATCACCATCCGCTTGTTTCTCGACTTTAGGTGATTCTGGTATGGGGCCCATAATTTTCTTAGGAATAGCGCCTAACGTTATATTAGGCGATTGTTGGGATCGATCTTTCCCCAGCTGCCTGTTGGGTGTAAAATCTAACAACTGTGTCAGACTTTCTGAAAGTGATTGACGCGTCAATGTTTGGAACGATTCTGCCGTTAAGTTCCCAAACCTGTTTCTGACATCAACAATAGTCGATGCCAGTCTACTGCTAATACCCGGGATTGATCTTAATTCTTCTTCTGTCAAACAATTAACAGGCTGCTTTATACAGGCCATGTTGGCAAGAAACTATTTAATCCAGAAGTATTCGATGACAAatacaactaaaataaatatgaagATGTTTCCTCCaatatgtgtaaatttaaatacacaagATATGGGCTGCACTAGTTGTCATAATCAagagtattttttataaatacatttgaaatatactTACAACAAGGGACGGTAGCCAAGCTGCGTAGGTCACACTTTCTTTTATACTTCCCCGCCCACAGTCAACAATGGACTCGTCCAAGTTCCGATATTGCTGTAATTGGGCTTAAATAATGTATAAACAGGAAGAATAACCTCTGTTGGTCTGAATTCATAAAGAACCACTACCAACACAAAAAAACTGTGACCCACTAGAGGCAAAACACACCAACTAGTCGTATGGTTTGGCCAAAAAATCCAGAAATAGGTGGTTATCGAAAAACGGCGGGAAATATTACCCACAGAAAATACTCAAATTCTGGTAAATTCTGTTTAGGAATGGGTTTAAATAATCACCGCTGCCACCAATAAAGTATTTTCCCTAACCTAAGTCTTCAATGCAATAGGCCCTTACCATAGATGTGACAGTTGGCACGTCCGACCTCTACGAGGACTGCAGCTTGACTACCCAGAATAATGTCAATCCTGGGATAAAGTCCGAGTCAATCCAACTGTGAGGTTACAACGCACCAACTATTAGTGGAAATCTACTTTCCACTACAAAAAGCTAACATAAAATTGACTATATTTCTTGCTAAAATTGTCAAGAAAAGccgtttttatttatatcatcatCTTATACCTGAAATAATTTCCAAATTCTGAAGCACGTTTTGCAGTTAATCGATTAGTCACGAAAGAACTACAAATCACAAAAAGAACTCAATTCGACTAGTTCCACAAACCTGGAAAAGAATTTAGACTTGTAAGGAGCACAGCTCTGATCCCACGTGATGACTAAAgttgtatttgttattaaaaaaaaaaaattatttttgaggTATTATCATACGCCATATGTCCATATATATGAAATGAACACATGTAAACGCATAAATCTTAAATCTCAACAACAAAACCGTTAAAGAACTCACCTAAAGAAACTAAAAAGCTAAACACAAAAATTAAGAGCAGCGCAGTTGGTAAAACATTGAAAACCTCATCTTTGACATCCCAATTTAAAAACTAGATAACCCAGCACAATCTACAGCAAGGACGCTTCCCAGCTGAATGGAAGTCGGCACAAGTAACTCCAGTTAAGTATCGCCCAATCTCTCTGACATCCGTATGCTGCAAACTCATGGAACACATCATCCACAGCCAAGTCATGTGTCACCTAGACAAAAACAACGTCCTGGCCGACGAATAACACGGCTTTCTGCGAAGACGCAGTTGCGGATCGCAACTTATCCTCAGCCTACAGGACCTTAATTGCTGCATCTTTTGACACTGACGAACAGATCGATGCGATTCTACTCGACTTCTCGAAAGCCTTCGATGTTGTTCCGCAACAACGACTCCTCATGAAACTAAGTCACTACGTACGGAATCAGAGGCTCAGTCCTAACCTGGATAGAAAGCTTTCTACATACATCAATGGTCGGTGCCAGTGGGTTTTAGTTGAAGAACAGTACTCCAACTCAGACGACGTCACATCAGGCATTCCCCAGAGCTCAGTCCTTGGACCTCTGCTAATTCTGTTCTACATCAATGACCTTCCAGGCAATGTTACCTCAAAAACAGGGCTCTTTGCTGATGACAATTCCCCATACAGAGGGATCAAGACAACACAACATATGCAGTAATACCCCATGATCTGGATTCCCTACAGAGATGGGACAAGGACTGGAAGGTGTCCTTCAATCCTTCAAAGTGTGAAGTTATACACATCTCCAAAAAGCGGCACCCCATAAAGTTAGAGTATCATTTTCATGGACAAAAGCTTGTGCATGTAAAGGAAGGCAAATACCTTGGTGTGACTATCTCGGATAACGTGTCATGGAAACCACATGTAGCTGCAGTCTTTCGGAAGGCAAGCAGTATTCTAGGCTTCCTGGGGTGCAGCCTGTCTAGCTGCCCACCTAGCGTCAAAGCACGTACATACCCCACCTAAGTGCGTCCAGCATTGGAGTACGCTGCTACTGAATGGGATCCTCACACTCAAACATGTGTTGACCAACTTGAAGCATTCCAGAGACGCGCTGCTCGCTTTGTGAAAGGGGATTACCGAACCACAAGCAGCAGTTTACAGATGATAGCAGACATCGGGCGAGACGCCAAACATCTAAGGCTACCTTGATGTAACGTATAATTAATAATCTTATTGATATTCCGTCTGACCCCTACCTCCGCCCTGCTATTTCATCCACAAGAGGCAGAAGCATTAGATACATCGTACTATTCTGCAGAACTGAATACCTCCGACACTCCTTCTTCCCGTCAGCAACAAGACTGTGGAACCAACTGCCTAACCACCTTGTAAGGGCTCCCAGTCTTGAAGCGTTCAAGGTAGGGGTGGCAACGAAATAAGCCACAATGAAATGtgtaaatagttttaaaacattatttaaactgCGCCACACCGCAATTTTTAAACCATCCGACAATGGTCCAGAGAGGGATATAGTACAATCAACTAAGAAGAAGAATCTTAAATTCCATAAAATCTATTCTCATGCATATAGACTAAAAACTAAAAGCCAGACTGTATCTACTCTCAGAGAAAATGCTCTCCTTATATTGGAACCACAAAACAAAGCTAATATTCTCAACAGACAATTCCAAGATGCCTTCACACCAATCACATCTGAGGCTGTTCCTGACAAAGGCCCCAGCCCTCGTCGATCCATGCCAGACAACAACATCACATAAACAGAAATAACTAAATAATCATAAAAGCTTAAAATCCATAAAGCCTCAGGTCCCGATAAAATACCCTGCACAGTATTAAAGGaatgcaatacaaaaatattcCGAAACCTGACTTTAAAAGGCCCCTGTCTCTTAGAAAAATCCCAAATGCTTGGAAACATGCAAATGTATGCCCAGTCTTTAAAGATGGGGAGAAACATAATAAAATTACAGGCCAATATCACCCACATGCGTTTGCATCTGACCAACATACATGACTTTGCTGAATATATCAAACATAGCACTCTTAAACATTTTGCGAATGATAGCATTaacattaacacatataataGACACCCTAAATAAGCCCGCACTTTAAACACGCAGAAAAGAATTCTGTGACATCATGCTTGATACAAATTATCCTCAATGAAGTTGTCATCACCCCTCCTGACAGTGTTCTTGTTCCTGTCGACCGCCGATCCAGACTCCTCAAAAACCATTGCTTTAGACACATAAAAACCTCAAAAGACTCGTCTCACGCTACTCAAGAACAGCTATCCAATATAATTCAATACCTATACAAGAGGCAGCTACAGTAGAAGTTTTCAATACCCTTATTCCTGTGACGGCCATTGTCCCCCATATCCACCTGTAGACACAAACAGAGATGCGACTGAATCCAGCATAGCTGGGTCAAATCTCTAccgttataaccaaccacgtgatgatagccgaatCACGTGGTAAAATAATTTTCCCCgttgttattttaactttttttattttagtaaaaaatatgtattatgaacctaaacttcgtgactatacactattttcaaaatacataataacagcatacttcttttcataatataatacttaaacaaaaaataaaatccttccaaatctggaaggattttcttgtaATGGCAGGGAGTATGTCACAGCATGGAATGACAACTCTGCGTGAAAATTGCTGTAgacaattaaaatgtaaattattttaaataaacgccTAACTGAGCAActttgtacagttttcacccCTTAACCAATAGGCGCAGACACAAACTCTTCTATTTAGACGGAGTGCTGTATCGGTAGGAAAAGAAGAAGATTGACGCCTACCGATGTCCTTAAGAAGTCTCCCTTCTGTCCATTGAGAACCACTGCGTCTCTGGTGTTTCCGCGTGGTTTTTGGATGATATTCAAAAAGCCACCAGTCGTCAGTGTTGTATGTTCTCATTACATACCATAGGTCGTCCCGCaagctttcttaaagtcgatGAAGTTGTGAAAGAGGCCACGCTGATGTTTCAAGTGTTTCTTAATGATGACTCTCCAGTTGAAAATCTGTTTCACTATGCTCCGCGCCTGAACAACGGAAATTAATTGACACACGTTGACTGTAATGTTGTCAATATATTTGGAAGCTGTATACAAAACAATGCCTCTGGCAAATAACTTTAGAAATAGAATCGCACAGTATTCTTACGCCTTATGCTTAACGTGATGCAAATGCTCGCATGAAGGTCTGATTctcatattattaaaaacataacaaGATGACGGTCTGAAAAAGATTGAGTCCTTTGCAAAAAATATTGTTAGtctatgttttaaaaaaaatcgcatGTATACCAGGCCTTTGTTGCAAGACTCTACAACTTTTGTATGCCCATATATTATGTAAGTGTGACCCTTACGTTTGAGCTAGAGACAGAACATGCTATTGCGCATGTCACATCGTCTCTTAAGTCGGTGATTTGTTGAGGAGACGGACCGGCAAAAGTCCATTGAAAACCATAAAACATATGAATAAGaaagattaaaacattttaaatgataactgaAAGTTATTATAATGCAGGCATATTCTGCCAATAGCGTATAGTAAACCCCTGCCTGAATAGGGTTCAACAAAAGCATTAATGGCATGCATCGAtggattgaatttaaaaaaaaatagataaaatatataatgtcGAGTCTGCGATTTGGCAACTTAAATATATAGTTGAAGTGCATACACTggattaaaaaaaactcaaacgTTGTTactttttctgtttaaaaaaacaacaaaaaaaagaCCGTTTTTATAGTTTTAAGTAAAGATCTACGTAAGATTATAGGAGAATGTTGGGTTGTCTATCTATTATTAAGATCCTAATTAATATGTTGCTTTTTCCGAATTTATCAAGGAAAAaacacaggtgggtagcgtgtggctatgctattaattagtgaaaacatcattttgaatgataaataatcatattataacgaaaaattaacttttctgaaaaaaaatatttcactatcaaatatatatataacaaggtatgcaactcaaaatcagcccaaaacggggtgcatcgctttgaacagccatatcttcatcaattttgcagcgattttcacgatttcggtcttattcaacgcagaaatgaatttcctttctggaaatgtatatgtcttgcaatatttttacaaatgctgggtcaacttttaagaaataacacgatacacaacacgcatgacccagttggcagtgatcatgtattctttatgaatgaaatctccagttgtaaagacacacctccgcattggaccaatgaaatcactcgtatgtttaaaatgtcagttagttgaaatgtatgtaaacaaaggtttcaaacggcgctggacagttagtcttgatgcagaatgtaacgacaagaacggtaataatgttttttcatacgttttattgaattatggtatcgaactacatgaactttatagggaagttgccctttactccgtgaagatttcagtcttaaagacagcatgatcactgtcaactgggtcatgcgtgttgtgtatcgtgttatttcttaaaagttgacccagcatttgtaaaaatattgcaagacatatacatttccagaaaggaaattcatttctgcgttgaataagaccaagatcgtgaaaatcgctgcaaaattgatgaagatatggctgttcaaagcgatgcaccccgttttgggctgattttgagttgcataccttgttatatatatatttgatagtgaaatattttttttcagaaaagtttaatttttcgttataatatgattatttatcattcaaaatgatgttttcactaattaatagcatagccacacgctacccacctgtgggAAAAAAGCAACCTTTGACTGTTAAGCCCAATTACATTTTTAGtgcaatgtaaatataaaaaagtgaaactccagctgctggagcagtattgaattcttattataaacaattagttggtcctttatttaaggcaagtgaccgattgcccaaacagtacaaaacagcacaatacaaaacaacataaacacatataagaataaagctggggtcaccgccttggaacggtgaatgcaaagcattgggggtttaaaccagttttagagcgctcaacctcacacttggcccagcaatattcataatacatttaagtgtaattaaaatttaaactcatagcattgtaacttaaattaaacaataataaaagggaattaaaacacattcaatttaaataccatttaatactcaatggtaggaaagataccagaggtATCaagtaatttaaatgtttttgctataagataatatgcatatatatattacaagACATTTCATTAAGCTTGAGTCCGCTTAGTATGTAGCACCTATACTcattaattcaatgtattttacggACACGGATAAAGCGCTTATGAAGCGCTGACGAATTTTCAACATATAAGTGGATTCTAACCATCGTACAGGTTTACCAGTACTTTTAATCGAACAAACAAATAAGCCATTACCGGCTACGCCATTTTGTTTCTGGTCACGTTGTTCAAATTTCTGTAGCAATATGGCCCATTTTGAACCTCCTGTTATACAAGAAAATGAAGATGGCTGGGGTCCATGTGCGGTTCCAATTAAATTCAAGGATATGCCTTATCAGCCATTCGCTAAAGGAGATCGACTTGGAAAGGTGACGAACATTCGTTAATATATTTTCCCTGCGTCGgtcatagctaaagaaacttcatcGTACAgattatatagtattgacatacctataaagtcgcgccagtcaaaaatcataaaaagcgacatttaaagttatggtagccagaacgaCGTCGGTCATTGCCTAGGCTAGCCATATGTCAACAAATTTGGGCTTGTGGTTGTGTGACAGATTTCTGAGACTATAGCTAGACTGAAATGGCATTAAAGTAGTACCtcagccgacaatgaccaataaaGCAAgactaatatgattataggtgctacctaatttacgggtaaaagctttttaattttttttgataaccatgtatttttaataaatatatggacatgattgtgttcaaaatattataattgttgcaataataaagtaatgcatacaaaaaaatcattcttaaaacgagttacatgttccaagctgaaagatctagcatcttatttttatttatttttctagccacaggaatttatagctggttcggtgtctgtggtatagtggattgggtgtctgctaactggcttagtcactgggaggtctctgtattgatcccttaagtgggagcattctttagataaccctaaagacatactatggcgtaccatttgggttgaaagtcaagaagacctacaagttaaaaagagaaatgtacgtcgaagtacaataatagTAGGAATTGTGTAGGAAATttccaacggtaaccaaacagttaccaagcattaacaggataaataatgtattataacctccccgttggtcgtattttgtgataaccataacttgcataagtcagaggttaattccgctaggccaggtcaataaatacgcac contains:
- the LOC127851033 gene encoding uncharacterized protein LOC127851033, with the protein product MACIKQPVNCLTEEELRSIPGISSRLASTIVDVRNRFGNLTAESFQTLTRQSLSESLTQLLDFTPNRQLGKDRSQQSPNITLGAIPKKIMGPIPESPKVEKQADGDASEKLVSEIAQWEDVQEVLSTAKKLVAAKKQGDCSAFSEFLTNAQQQLHFVKDNLRRREDSDDDLESSSGIPKRKNARDKVYRKKVTHHTVTGRGVSSEEEDQPILHRTSSAMAYSNHLPASKLPQPVLGSDRTQFQRGQPFSRSALRDIPKNLVYDGKSRWQSFHMKFEQYERSFGWTGEDCKMCLLHCMSGTALDYCARIMKSNPEVPYRILLNKLEGRFGAELAESAQAKFATVIQKKGESMEDWGDRVQALATEAFRDLPETFCNQQAIDRFCQGLLDIDAGHNTFMKRHRTIEAAMNDIRLFQHSKGAMLGGRTKVTQTAMDYNDTNAYICSVQSHSDKESITDFSTLQKELIKIKEQLNELAVGQKRPWRNNRTPSRLNERKCFACDETGHFVSNCPYKQEILNLKGSS